One window from the genome of Cryptomeria japonica chromosome 6, Sugi_1.0, whole genome shotgun sequence encodes:
- the LOC131876577 gene encoding uncharacterized protein LOC131876577: MLLLAFFWVRQKWLGHFVDSDGASGGLGILWNPLVVHVEVVSRSKYWQMVKVISKTMNFSCFLVNVYGPTLAVDKCKLWEDVSRRLEEVRSFLAIVAGDFNATLSSSEKHGGVRRLSRSQLDFQSFVNENALFEVVAKGGDFTWTDRRRGFSNIAEKLDRFFLVGDWNVSPVVFEAEVLAISGSDHFLVSLVVQNDVVPIRCPFKVEKMWFREPSFKELVVGWWKEAPVVEGFLAYQSFKKLSYVKQKLKSWNREVFGNIFDEKRRLVGDLGALNAKVMVEGMDEVDFLTEKDLLSKYGEDVLGEDLLAVVEESRSRGFVLKEFNCTLVALIPKKAKPTGMEEFHPISLCNTIYKIITKVAANRLKLILDKLISCEQSGFNPGRNIVDGVIVAHEAIHTAMKGRQRRMILNLDIQKAYDRVDRSFLVAVLERFGFGKSWIKWISSMIMQFSASSIAFKRDQGLWKGIEIAQGVGSTTHSQFTDDTCLFSVASMREASVMKKFLDRFTWAIGQEINWLKSELFFFHTEGWSQRAIARVFGIKIGQLLGKFLGMPLFAGVGKLDMWKGLLDGWKAKMEGWKSK; this comes from the exons ATGCTGCTGCTTGCATTTTTTTGGGTTAGGCAGAAATGGTTGGGTCACTTTGTGGATTCAGATGGGGCGTCAGGTGGTCTGGGTATTCTGTGGAATCCTTTGGTTGTTCATGTGGAAGTTGTTTCAAGATCTAAGTATTGGCAGATGGTTAAGGTGATTTCGAAGACTATGAATTTCTCATGTTTTCTTGTTAATGTCTATGGGCCGACTTTGGCTGTAGATAAGTGTAAATTATGGGAGGATGTCTCCAGGCGTCTAGAGGAAGTGAGGTCATTTTTAGCCATTGTTGCTGGAGATTTCAATGCCACCCTCTCTTCCTCTGAGAAGCATGGAGGGGTGAGGAGGTTGAGTCGGTCACAATTGGACTTCCAATCCTTTGTTAACGAGAATGCTCTGTTTGAAGTGGTAGCTAAAGGAGGGGATTTCACTTGGACTGATAGGCGTAGAGGTTTTTCCAATATTGCTGAGAAATTGGATAGATTCTTCCTCGTAGGGGATTGGAATGTTTCCCCTGTAGTTTTTGAGGCTGAGGTTCTAGCCATCTCAGGGTCAGACCATTTTTTGGTCTCCTTGGTTGTGCAGAATGATGTTGTTCCAATCCGATGTCCCTTCAAGGTGGAAAAGATGTGGTTTAGGGAACCGAGTTTTAAAGAGCTTGTAGTGGGGTGGTGGAAGGAGGCCCCAGTGGTGGAAGGGTTCTTGGCCTATCAGTCTTTCAAAAAGCTTAGTTATGTGAAGCAGAAATTAAAATCGTGGAATAGGGAGGTGTTTGGTAATATTTTTGATGAAAAGAGAAGGCTCGTAGGAGATTTGGGGGCCTTGAATGCAAAAGTCATGGTAGAAGGAATGGATGAAGTGGACTTCCTTACAGAGAAAGATCTTCTTAGTAAGTATGGAGAA GATGTGCTTGGTGAGGATTTGCTTGCAGTGGTTGAAGAGTCTAGGTCCAGAGGCTTTGTTTTGAAGGAATTCAACTGCACGTTAGTGGCGCTTATTCCTAAAAAGGCCAAGCCGACTGGGATGGAGGAGTTTCATCCTATTTCATTGTGCAACACCATCTACAAAATCATTACAAAAGTTGCTGCTAACAGACTTAAGTTAATTCTTGATAAGTTGATCTCCTGTGAACAAAGTGGTTTTAACCCTGGAAGGAATATTGTGGATGGGGTGATTGTGGCCCATGAAGCTATTCATACGGCTATGAAGGGTAGACAAAGGAGAATGATTTTAAATCTTGATATtcaaaaagcctatgatagggtggatagGTCTTTCCTTGTGGCTGTGTTGGAAAGATTTGGTTTTGGTAAGTCCTGGATTAAGTGGATTTCCAGTATGATTATGCAGTTCTCAGCTTCG TCAATTGCTTTTAAGAGAGATCAAGGGTTGTGGAAGGGTATTGAGATTGCCCAAGGGGTTGGCTCCACAACTCATTCTCAATTTACGGATGACACCTGTCTGTTCAGTGTTGCTTCTATGCGTGAGGCTTCAGTTATGAAGAAATTTTTGGACAGATTCACATGGGCTATTGGTCAGGAGATAAACTGGCTCAAATCAGAGCTTTTTTTCTTTCATACGGAAGGTTGGTCCCAGAGAGCTATTGCTAGAGTGTTCGGGATTAAGATTGGTCAACTTCTTGGTAAGTTCCTTGGCATGCCGCTCTTTGCTGGAGTAGGAAAGTTGGACATGTGGAAAGGGTTGCTTGATGGTTGGAAAGCTAAGATGGAGGGTTGGAAGAGTAAGTAG